A single window of Channa argus isolate prfri chromosome 12, Channa argus male v1.0, whole genome shotgun sequence DNA harbors:
- the LOC137137617 gene encoding uncharacterized protein isoform X1, with translation MADFLFLVQLLMVMKLAVLNKTSSAEIILISVNSSEIVLLPSGLRVEEMEHRWDDIRWIHRPLEKNGSSFEHRRGELARGMTKQSWDARVVSLKRNLTTCDHRRCELLRDGSLRFSKVQTEDSGIYSLEVFYKNGTIRMKKDFQLRVEGLIIAESQRTENETDYMPGLICCLLLLPMLFFIVFFTLRRRRRNRKKKISGPTEENVYLSMHGPHGNMRKDENKAKQEIPEEPTYVLFNPTVSMETVDVGGERNIHV, from the exons ATGGCAGACTTCTTGTTTCTGGTCCAGTTACTGATGGTGATGAAACTGGCGGTGCTGAATAAGA ctTCCTCTGCAGAGATCATCTTAATATCTGTAAACAGCAGTGAAATCGTCCTGCTGCCCTCAGGTCTGCGGGTAGAGGAGATGGAGCACAGGTGGGATGACATCCGATGGATTCATCGCCCACTGGAGAAAAATGGGTCATCGTTCGAACACAGACGCGGTGAGCTGGCGAGAGGGATGACGAAGCAGAGCTGGGATGCCAGGGTGGTCTCACTGAAGAGAAACTTGACAACATGTGACCACAGACGCTGTGAGCTGTTGCGTGACGGTTCACTGAGGTTCAGCAAAGTTCAGACTGAAGACTCAGGAATCTACAGCTTGGAGGTGTTTTATAAAAACGGGACAATAAGGATGAAGAAAGACTTCCAGCTCAGGGTGGAGG GGTTAATAATTGCAGAGAGTCAGAGGACAGAGAATGAGACAGACTACATGCCAGGCTTGATCTGCTGCCTCCTCCTGCTTCCGATGTTGTTCTTCATCGTGTTCTTCAccctgaggaggaggaggaggaatagGAAGAAGAAAATCTCAG GTCCCACTGAGGAAAATGTTTATCTTTCAATGCATGGTCCCCATGGCAACATGAGGAAGGATGAGAACAAGGCGAAACAGGAGATACCGGAAGAACCCACTTATG TTCTCTTTAATCCTACAGTTTCCATGGAAACAGTAGATGTTGGTGGAGAGAGAAACATCCACGTCTGA
- the LOC137137617 gene encoding uncharacterized protein isoform X2, with protein sequence MADFLFLVQLLMVMKLAVLNKTSSAEIILISVNSSEIVLLPSGLRVEEMEHRWDDIRWIHRPLEKNGSSFEHRRGELARGMTKQSWDARVVSLKRNLTTCDHRRCELLRDGSLRFSKVQTEDSGIYSLEVFYKNGTIRMKKDFQLRVEESQRTENETDYMPGLICCLLLLPMLFFIVFFTLRRRRRNRKKKISGPTEENVYLSMHGPHGNMRKDENKAKQEIPEEPTYVLFNPTVSMETVDVGGERNIHV encoded by the exons ATGGCAGACTTCTTGTTTCTGGTCCAGTTACTGATGGTGATGAAACTGGCGGTGCTGAATAAGA ctTCCTCTGCAGAGATCATCTTAATATCTGTAAACAGCAGTGAAATCGTCCTGCTGCCCTCAGGTCTGCGGGTAGAGGAGATGGAGCACAGGTGGGATGACATCCGATGGATTCATCGCCCACTGGAGAAAAATGGGTCATCGTTCGAACACAGACGCGGTGAGCTGGCGAGAGGGATGACGAAGCAGAGCTGGGATGCCAGGGTGGTCTCACTGAAGAGAAACTTGACAACATGTGACCACAGACGCTGTGAGCTGTTGCGTGACGGTTCACTGAGGTTCAGCAAAGTTCAGACTGAAGACTCAGGAATCTACAGCTTGGAGGTGTTTTATAAAAACGGGACAATAAGGATGAAGAAAGACTTCCAGCTCAGGGTGGAGG AGAGTCAGAGGACAGAGAATGAGACAGACTACATGCCAGGCTTGATCTGCTGCCTCCTCCTGCTTCCGATGTTGTTCTTCATCGTGTTCTTCAccctgaggaggaggaggaggaatagGAAGAAGAAAATCTCAG GTCCCACTGAGGAAAATGTTTATCTTTCAATGCATGGTCCCCATGGCAACATGAGGAAGGATGAGAACAAGGCGAAACAGGAGATACCGGAAGAACCCACTTATG TTCTCTTTAATCCTACAGTTTCCATGGAAACAGTAGATGTTGGTGGAGAGAGAAACATCCACGTCTGA
- the LOC137137617 gene encoding uncharacterized protein isoform X3, with translation MADFLFLVQLLMVMKLAVLNKTSSAEIILISVNSSEIVLLPSGLRVEEMEHRWDDIRWIHRPLEKNGSSFEHRRGELARGMTKQSWDARVVSLKRNLTTCDHRRCELLRDGSLRFSKVQTEDSGIYSLEVFYKNGTIRMKKDFQLRVEGLIIAESQRTENETDYMPGLICCLLLLPMLFFIVFFTLRRRRRNRKKKISGPTEENVYLSMHGPHGNMRKDENKAKQEIPEEPTYVSMETVDVGGERNIHV, from the exons ATGGCAGACTTCTTGTTTCTGGTCCAGTTACTGATGGTGATGAAACTGGCGGTGCTGAATAAGA ctTCCTCTGCAGAGATCATCTTAATATCTGTAAACAGCAGTGAAATCGTCCTGCTGCCCTCAGGTCTGCGGGTAGAGGAGATGGAGCACAGGTGGGATGACATCCGATGGATTCATCGCCCACTGGAGAAAAATGGGTCATCGTTCGAACACAGACGCGGTGAGCTGGCGAGAGGGATGACGAAGCAGAGCTGGGATGCCAGGGTGGTCTCACTGAAGAGAAACTTGACAACATGTGACCACAGACGCTGTGAGCTGTTGCGTGACGGTTCACTGAGGTTCAGCAAAGTTCAGACTGAAGACTCAGGAATCTACAGCTTGGAGGTGTTTTATAAAAACGGGACAATAAGGATGAAGAAAGACTTCCAGCTCAGGGTGGAGG GGTTAATAATTGCAGAGAGTCAGAGGACAGAGAATGAGACAGACTACATGCCAGGCTTGATCTGCTGCCTCCTCCTGCTTCCGATGTTGTTCTTCATCGTGTTCTTCAccctgaggaggaggaggaggaatagGAAGAAGAAAATCTCAG GTCCCACTGAGGAAAATGTTTATCTTTCAATGCATGGTCCCCATGGCAACATGAGGAAGGATGAGAACAAGGCGAAACAGGAGATACCGGAAGAACCCACTTATG TTTCCATGGAAACAGTAGATGTTGGTGGAGAGAGAAACATCCACGTCTGA